From Callithrix jacchus isolate 240 chromosome 15, calJac240_pri, whole genome shotgun sequence, one genomic window encodes:
- the CCRL2 gene encoding C-C chemokine receptor-like 2 isoform X1, giving the protein MKLPGRGEKRQQTGSLKMKNYTLAPEDEYDVFIEDELESNEAEQCDKYDAQVLLAQLVPSLCSTVFVLGMLDNLLVVLILAKYKGLKHTENIYLLNVALSNLCFLLALPFWAHTVGNPMCKILLGLYFVGLYSETFFNCLLIVQRYLVFLHKRSFFLASRTVPCGIITSVLAWVTAILTAWPEFVFYKPQMEDQKHHCAFSRPPFLPADETVWKHLLTLKMNISVLVLPLFLFTFSYVQMRKTLRFREQRSGLFKLVFAIMVVFLLMWAPYNITLFLSAFKEHFSLSDCKSNYSLDKSVYITKLIATTHCCVNPLLYVFLDGTFRKYLCRLFHLCRDTPLQPRGESAQGTQREEPDLSTEV; this is encoded by the exons ATGAAGCTGCCGGGAAGAGGGGAGAAGAGACAGCAAACG GGCAGCCTGAAGATGAAAAATTACACGTTGGCCCCAGAGGATGAGTATGATGTCTTCATAGAGGATGAACTGGAGAGCAATGAGGCAGAACAGTGCGACAAGTATGACGCCCAGGTGCTCTTGGCTCAGCTGGTGCCGTCGCTCTGCTCCACCGTGTTCGTGCTCGGTATGCTGGACAATCTCCTGGTTGTGCTTATTCTGGCAAAATATAAAGGactcaaacacacagaaaacatcTATCTTCTAAATGTGGCACTTTCTAACTTGTGTTTCCTGCTTGCACTGCCCTTCTGGGCTCACACTGTTGGCAATCCCATGTGTAAAATTCTCCTCGGACTGTACTTCGTGGGCCTGTACAGTGAGACATTTTTCAATTGCCTTCTGATTGTGCAAAGGTACCTGGTGTTTTTGCACAAGAGAAGCTTCTTCTTGGCCAGCAGGACGGTGCCCTGTGGCATCATTACAAGTGTCCTGGCATgggtaacagccattctgactgcttGGCCCGAATTCGTGTTTTATAAACCTCAGATGGAAGACCAGAAACACCACTGTGCATTTAGCAGACCTCCTTTCCTGCCAGCTGATGAGACAGTCTGGAAGCATCTTCTGACTTTAAAGATGAACATTTCAGTTCTTGTCCTCCCCctgtttcttttcacattttcctaTGTGCAAATGAGAAAAACACTAAGGTTCAGGGAGCAGAGGTCTGGCCTTTTCAAGCTCGTTTTTGCCATAATGGTAGTCTTCCTTCTGATGTGGGCGCCCTACAATATTACACTTTTCCTGTCCGCTTTCAAAGAACACTTTTCCCTGAGTGACTGCAAGAGCAactacagcctggacaagagtgttTACATCACGAAACTCATCGCCACCACCCACTGCTGTGTCAACCCTCTCCTCTACGTGTTTCTTGATGGGACATTTAGGAAATACCTCTGCCGCCTTTTCCATCTGTGCCGTGATACCCCACTTCAACCCCGTGGGGAGTCTGCGCAAGGCACGCAGAGGGAAGAACCTGATCTTTCCACCGAAGTGTAA
- the CCRL2 gene encoding C-C chemokine receptor-like 2 isoform X2: MKNYTLAPEDEYDVFIEDELESNEAEQCDKYDAQVLLAQLVPSLCSTVFVLGMLDNLLVVLILAKYKGLKHTENIYLLNVALSNLCFLLALPFWAHTVGNPMCKILLGLYFVGLYSETFFNCLLIVQRYLVFLHKRSFFLASRTVPCGIITSVLAWVTAILTAWPEFVFYKPQMEDQKHHCAFSRPPFLPADETVWKHLLTLKMNISVLVLPLFLFTFSYVQMRKTLRFREQRSGLFKLVFAIMVVFLLMWAPYNITLFLSAFKEHFSLSDCKSNYSLDKSVYITKLIATTHCCVNPLLYVFLDGTFRKYLCRLFHLCRDTPLQPRGESAQGTQREEPDLSTEV, encoded by the coding sequence ATGAAAAATTACACGTTGGCCCCAGAGGATGAGTATGATGTCTTCATAGAGGATGAACTGGAGAGCAATGAGGCAGAACAGTGCGACAAGTATGACGCCCAGGTGCTCTTGGCTCAGCTGGTGCCGTCGCTCTGCTCCACCGTGTTCGTGCTCGGTATGCTGGACAATCTCCTGGTTGTGCTTATTCTGGCAAAATATAAAGGactcaaacacacagaaaacatcTATCTTCTAAATGTGGCACTTTCTAACTTGTGTTTCCTGCTTGCACTGCCCTTCTGGGCTCACACTGTTGGCAATCCCATGTGTAAAATTCTCCTCGGACTGTACTTCGTGGGCCTGTACAGTGAGACATTTTTCAATTGCCTTCTGATTGTGCAAAGGTACCTGGTGTTTTTGCACAAGAGAAGCTTCTTCTTGGCCAGCAGGACGGTGCCCTGTGGCATCATTACAAGTGTCCTGGCATgggtaacagccattctgactgcttGGCCCGAATTCGTGTTTTATAAACCTCAGATGGAAGACCAGAAACACCACTGTGCATTTAGCAGACCTCCTTTCCTGCCAGCTGATGAGACAGTCTGGAAGCATCTTCTGACTTTAAAGATGAACATTTCAGTTCTTGTCCTCCCCctgtttcttttcacattttcctaTGTGCAAATGAGAAAAACACTAAGGTTCAGGGAGCAGAGGTCTGGCCTTTTCAAGCTCGTTTTTGCCATAATGGTAGTCTTCCTTCTGATGTGGGCGCCCTACAATATTACACTTTTCCTGTCCGCTTTCAAAGAACACTTTTCCCTGAGTGACTGCAAGAGCAactacagcctggacaagagtgttTACATCACGAAACTCATCGCCACCACCCACTGCTGTGTCAACCCTCTCCTCTACGTGTTTCTTGATGGGACATTTAGGAAATACCTCTGCCGCCTTTTCCATCTGTGCCGTGATACCCCACTTCAACCCCGTGGGGAGTCTGCGCAAGGCACGCAGAGGGAAGAACCTGATCTTTCCACCGAAGTGTAA